In one window of Escherichia coli DSM 30083 = JCM 1649 = ATCC 11775 DNA:
- the bcsF gene encoding cellulose biosynthesis protein BcsF, whose amino-acid sequence MMTISDIIEIIVVCALIFFPLGYLARHSLRRIRDTLRLFFAKPRYVKPAGTLRRTEKARATKK is encoded by the coding sequence ATGATGACCATCAGCGATATCATTGAAATTATTGTCGTTTGCGCACTGATATTTTTCCCGCTGGGCTATCTGGCGCGGCACTCTTTGCGACGCATTCGCGACACCTTACGTTTGTTCTTTGCTAAACCTCGTTATGTTAAACCGGCCGGGACGTTACGCCGCACGGAAAAAGCCAGGGCAACCAAAAAATGA
- the bcsE gene encoding cellulose biosynthesis c-di-GMP-binding protein BcsE: MRDIVDPVFSIGISSLWNELRHMPAGGVWWFNVDRHEDAISLANQTIASQAETAHVAVISMDSDPAKIFQLDDSQGPEKITLFSMLNHEKGLYYLARDLQCSIDPHNYLFILVCANNAWQNIPAERLRSWLDKMNKWSRLNHCSLLVINSGNNNDKQFSLLLEEYRSLFGLASLRFQGDQHLLDIAFWCNEKGVSARQQLSVQQQNGCWTLVQHQEAEIQPRSDEKRILSNVAVLEGAPPLSEHWQLFNNNEVLFNEARTAQAATVVFSLQQNAQIEPLARSIHTLRRQRGSAMKILVRENTASLRATDERLLLACGANMVIPWNAPLSRCLTMIESVQGQKFSRYVPEDITTLLSMTQPLKLRGFQKWDVFCNAVNNMMNNPLLPAHGKGVLVALRPVPGIRVEQALTLCRPNRTGDIMTIGGNRLVLFLSFCRINDLDTALNHIFPLPTGDIFSNRMVWFEDDQISAELVQMRLLAPEQWGMPLPLAQSSKPVINAEHDGRHWRRIPEPMRLLDDAVERSS, translated from the coding sequence ATGAGGGACATTGTGGACCCTGTATTCTCTATCGGTATCTCATCATTATGGAATGAGCTGCGACATATGCCAGCAGGCGGCGTCTGGTGGTTTAACGTCGATCGCCATGAAGATGCTATCAGTCTGGCGAATCAAACAATTGCATCCCAGGCTGAAACCGCACACGTCGCGGTCATTAGCATGGACAGCGATCCAGCGAAAATCTTTCAATTAGATGATTCTCAAGGGCCGGAAAAAATAACATTATTTTCAATGCTAAATCATGAAAAAGGTCTATACTATTTGGCCCGTGATTTGCAGTGTTCTATTGATCCCCATAATTACCTTTTTATTCTTGTTTGCGCAAATAACGCATGGCAAAACATTCCTGCCGAGCGGCTTCGCTCATGGTTGGATAAAATGAATAAATGGAGCCGGCTAAACCATTGTTCGCTTTTGGTAATTAATTCCGGAAATAATAACGATAAACAATTTTCATTGTTACTTGAGGAATACCGTTCACTTTTTGGTCTTGCCAGTTTGCGTTTTCAGGGCGACCAACATTTGCTGGATATTGCTTTCTGGTGCAACGAAAAAGGGGTCAGCGCCCGTCAGCAGCTTAGCGTTCAGCAACAAAATGGTTGCTGGACATTAGTTCAACACCAGGAGGCGGAAATCCAACCACGCAGCGACGAAAAACGCATTCTGAGTAATGTTGCTGTACTGGAGGGTGCTCCGCCGCTATCGGAACACTGGCAACTGTTCAACAATAACGAAGTCCTGTTCAATGAAGCCCGTACCGCTCAGGCGGCGACGGTGGTCTTTTCTTTACAGCAAAATGCACAAATCGAGCCACTGGCCCGCAGCATTCATACTCTGCGTCGCCAGCGCGGTAGTGCGATGAAAATCCTCGTACGGGAAAATACCGCCAGCCTGCGCGCCACCGATGAACGTTTATTATTGGCCTGCGGTGCAAATATGGTTATCCCGTGGAATGCGCCACTCTCCCGCTGTCTGACGATGATCGAAAGCGTGCAAGGGCAGAAGTTTAGTCGCTATGTGCCGGAAGATATCACTACCTTGCTGTCAATGACCCAGCCGCTCAAACTGCGTGGTTTCCAGAAGTGGGATGTGTTCTGTAATGCCGTCAACAACATGATGAATAACCCTCTATTACCTGCCCACGGTAAAGGCGTTCTGGTTGCCCTACGTCCGGTACCGGGTATCCGCGTTGAGCAAGCCCTGACGCTATGTCGCCCTAACCGTACCGGCGATATCATGACCATTGGCGGTAATCGGCTGGTGCTGTTTCTCTCATTCTGTCGGATTAACGATCTGGATACCGCGTTGAATCATATTTTCCCATTGCCTACTGGCGACATTTTCTCAAACCGAATGGTCTGGTTTGAAGATGATCAAATCAGTGCCGAGCTGGTGCAGATGCGCCTGCTTGCCCCAGAACAATGGGGCATGCCGCTGCCTTTAGCGCAAAGTTCTAAACCGGTCATCAATGCCGAGCACGATGGTCGCCACTGGCGACGAATACCAGAACCAATGCGACTGTTAGATGATGCTGTGGAGCGCTCATCATGA
- the bcsR gene encoding cellulose biosynthesis protein BcsR, whose translation MNNNEPDTLPDPAIGYIFQNDILALKQAFSLPDIDYADISQREQLAAALKRWPLLAEFAQQK comes from the coding sequence ATGAATAACAATGAACCAGATACTCTGCCTGATCCCGCGATAGGCTATATCTTCCAGAATGATATTTTGGCGTTAAAGCAGGCATTTTCACTGCCTGATATTGATTATGCCGATATTTCCCAACGCGAACAGTTGGCCGCGGCATTAAAACGCTGGCCGTTGCTGGCAGAGTTTGCGCAACAAAAGTAG
- the bcsQ gene encoding cellulose biosynthesis protein BcsQ, whose protein sequence is MAVLGLQGVRGGVGTTTITAALAWSLQMLGENVLVVDACPDNLLRLSFNVDFTHRQGWARAMLDGQDWRDAGLRYTSQLDLLPFGQLSIEEQENPQHWQTRLSDICTGLQQLKASGRYQWILIDLPRDASQITHQLLSLCDHSLAIVNVDANCHIRLHQQALPDGAHILINDFRIGSQVQDDIYQLWLQSQRRLLPMLIHRDEAMAECLAAKQPVGEYRSDALAAEEILTLANWCLLNYSGLKMPVGSAS, encoded by the coding sequence ATGGCCGTACTGGGATTGCAGGGGGTTCGGGGAGGCGTGGGGACAACAACCATCACCGCCGCATTAGCCTGGTCATTACAAATGTTGGGAGAAAATGTCCTGGTGGTCGATGCCTGCCCGGACAACTTGTTGCGCCTGTCATTTAACGTTGATTTTACCCACCGTCAGGGTTGGGCCAGAGCTATGCTGGATGGCCAGGACTGGCGTGACGCCGGGTTGCGCTATACCTCGCAGCTCGATTTGCTGCCTTTTGGTCAGTTATCCATTGAAGAACAAGAAAATCCACAGCACTGGCAAACCCGGCTGAGCGATATTTGCACCGGCTTACAGCAACTAAAAGCCAGCGGGCGTTACCAGTGGATTTTAATTGACTTACCGCGTGATGCCTCGCAGATAACCCACCAGCTGCTGAGTTTGTGCGATCACTCGCTGGCAATCGTCAATGTGGATGCCAACTGCCATATCCGACTGCATCAGCAAGCGCTGCCGGATGGTGCACATATTTTGATTAATGACTTCCGTATTGGCAGCCAGGTTCAGGACGATATTTACCAGCTTTGGTTGCAAAGCCAGCGCCGATTGCTGCCGATGCTCATTCATCGTGATGAAGCGATGGCTGAATGTCTGGCAGCTAAGCAACCAGTCGGTGAATATCGCAGTGATGCGCTGGCGGCTGAAGAGATACTGACGCTGGCTAACTGGTGCCTGTTAAACTATTCCGGGCTGAAAATGCCAGTCGGGAGTGCATCATGA